The genome window AGGGGAATTTCAGGCTGTCCGGAAAATCACTGAATGGGCAAGGGCCAATGGTTTTCTGGATAAAATTGAGGTTTTAACTTTTGTAGACGGCGACGCTTCCATTAACTGGATGCTGGAATCGGGTGCGCGTGTAATGAATCTTTTGACCAAAGGTTCGCTGAATCATTTAAAACATCAGCTTAAAAAGTCACCTGCCGAACATTTTGAAGACATTCGTAAGGTGATTGAATTGGCTGAAAACCAAGGTATCGATTGCAACGTCTATCTCGAAGATTGGAGCAACGGCATGCGGGATTCACCCGAATATGTTTTCCAATCGCTTGATTTCCTGGTGACTCAGCCGGTAAAACGGATTTTGCTACCTGATACACTGGGCATTCTAACGCCTTCGGAATCCTATACTTTTGTCAAGTCGATCGTTGACCGTTATCCTGACAGCCATTTCGAGTTCCACGCGCATAACGACTATGACCTGAGCGTCGCGAATGTCATGGAAGCATTGCGTGCAGGTGCGCATGGGCTGCATTTGACGGTGAATGGCATGGGTGAAAGAACGGGTAATGCGCCGCTGGCGAGCACAATTGCAGTCATCAATGACCTCATGCCGGAATTTAAAACCTCTGTCAACGAGCGCTCATTATACACGGTTAGCAAGCTGGTTGAGACATTTTCTGGTGTCCGGATCCCATCTAATAAGCCAATCGTTGGTGAAAGTGTCTTTACCCAAACAGCTGGCATTCACGCGGATGGCGATAAAAAGAACAATCTGTATTTCAGTAAGTTAATGCCAGAGCGTTTCGGTCGTCAGCGGCTTTATGCTTTGGGTAAAACTTCCGGAAAAGCTAATATTGAGAATAATCTGAGGGATCTGGGAATCTCCCTTTCTGACTCGGATCTAAAAAAAGTCACGCAGCGGATTATTGAACTCGGCGATCGCAAAGAAGCGGTGACGCCTGAGGATCTGCCCTATATCATTTCTGATATTCTGGCTAGTAATGCCATTGAGGAGAAGGTTGTTATCGTCAATTACGTGCTCACGCATTCTAAAAATTTAAAGCCTTCTGCCACACTGCAAATCAGGTTTGAAGACGAGATTTTCGAGGAAAATGCGCAGGGCGACGGTCAGTATGATGCCTTTATGAATGCGTTGAAGAAAATATATTGCCGTAAAGGAATCAGTCTGCCCATGCTGACGGATTATGCAGTGCGCATCCCGCCTGGCGGCAAAACCGACGCTCTTTGCGAAACGATCATTACCTGGGAAATCAACGGCAAGGACGTAAAAACCAGAGGATTAGACTCTGACCAAACCGTCTCAGCCATCATGGCCACGCAAAAAATGCTAAACCTAATCGGCATTCCCGCAAACCCGGAACTGATCGGCGAAATCCCGCTGGTTAGCGCGATTTGAAGCTTTGTTATAGATCAAATATGAGATTTACCGCCGCTTTTGGCGAGAATGAAAATGATTAAATAATTGATTATCAATTCAAACAATTAATGAAGAAAAATATTCTAATCGTTCCGGGGGATGGAATCGGACAAGAAGTTACAGAAGTTGGGAAAAGTGTTTTGGTGAAAATTGCTGAGAAATTCGGTCACGAGTTCAGCTATGACGAAGCATTAATGGGCCACGTTGCGATTGAAGCGACTGGTAACCCGCTTCCAGATGAAACGCTTGAAAAAATGCGTAACTCGGATGCAATCCTATTCGGCGCCGTAGGCCATCCGAAATATGACAATGACCCAACTGCCAAAGTTCGTCCGGAGCAAGGCTTGCTGAAAATGCGTAAGGAGCTTGGTTTGTATGCCAATTTGCGCCCTATCAAGTTGTTTGATGAGCTTTTGAGTGCGTCTTCGATTAAGCCTGAAATTCTGAAAGGTTCGGATATTCTTTTCTTCCGTGAGCTTACGGGGGATATTTATTTTGGTGAAAAAGGTCGTAAAAACGATAACAACACTGCTTACGACATTGCGGAATACAGCAGATACGAAGTAGAACGCATTGGCCGCAAGGCATTTGAAGCTGCTCGTACGCGTGGCAAAAGATTGATGTCAGTGGATAAAGCCAACGTTTTGGAAACAAGCCGTTTGTGGAGAGAAGTGATCCAGGCGCTTGCTCCTGAGTATCCGGATGTTACGGTTGAACACCAGTTTGTGGATTCAGCGGCAATGTTGCTGATCAAAGATCCAAGACGCTTCGACGTTGTGGTAACGGCTAATTTGTTCGGAGACATTCTGACGGATGAAGCAAGCCAGATTGCAGGCTCTATGGGCATGTTGGCGTCTGCTTCTGTGGGCGATAGCACGGGCGTCTACGAGCCGATCCACGGTTCAGCGCATGACATTACTGGAAAAGGCATTGCTAATCCGTTAGCTTCTGTTCTTTCTGCTGCATTGTTGCTGGACATTTCATTTGGCTTGAAAGAAGAATCGGATGCGATTATTGCGGCGGTTGATAAACTTTTGAAAGATGGTTTCCGTACAAAAGACATTTCGGATGCTTCGACGCCTGCGCACTTGCTATTGAACACGCAATCGGCTGGTGCTGAGCTTTTGAAGAGAATCTGATTTAATAGAAGTTTTACCAAATAATATTTGTTTGAAGGAAAACTTATGTTTTATTTGCAGAACAAAATGTTGTTAGCGAAATTTCGCAACCTGATATCATGAACGCACTCGAATTGAACCTTAATCTCCTGAATTTGCTGATACCGTAAATACGGGAAAGGTTATGTTTTGATTCGTTTGAAACCCTTTCTCTAATCCGGAAAGGGTTTTATATTGTTTGAAATTTATTAAATTCGTATCCATTAAAATTTTGATACCCACCAATGAGTAATCGAGTCCAGATCTTCGACACAACTTTGCGAGACGGCGAGCAGGTTCCAGGCAGCCAATTAACGACAGAAGAAAAGGTTGTTGTAGCCAAGCAGCTCGAAAAACTCGGTGTAGACATTATTGAGGCCGGCTTTCCGGTTTCAAGCCCTGGCGATTTTAATTCTGTTGTTGAAATATCCAAAGCAGTGCGCGAGCCTATCATTTGCGCGCTTTCGCGGGCGGTGCCGGGCGACAT of Dyadobacter chenhuakuii contains these proteins:
- a CDS encoding alpha-isopropylmalate synthase regulatory domain-containing protein; amino-acid sequence: MNSRYIEIMDTTLRDGEQTSGVSFSASEKLTIAQILLQEVKVDRIEIASARVSEGEFQAVRKITEWARANGFLDKIEVLTFVDGDASINWMLESGARVMNLLTKGSLNHLKHQLKKSPAEHFEDIRKVIELAENQGIDCNVYLEDWSNGMRDSPEYVFQSLDFLVTQPVKRILLPDTLGILTPSESYTFVKSIVDRYPDSHFEFHAHNDYDLSVANVMEALRAGAHGLHLTVNGMGERTGNAPLASTIAVINDLMPEFKTSVNERSLYTVSKLVETFSGVRIPSNKPIVGESVFTQTAGIHADGDKKNNLYFSKLMPERFGRQRLYALGKTSGKANIENNLRDLGISLSDSDLKKVTQRIIELGDRKEAVTPEDLPYIISDILASNAIEEKVVIVNYVLTHSKNLKPSATLQIRFEDEIFEENAQGDGQYDAFMNALKKIYCRKGISLPMLTDYAVRIPPGGKTDALCETIITWEINGKDVKTRGLDSDQTVSAIMATQKMLNLIGIPANPELIGEIPLVSAI
- the leuB gene encoding 3-isopropylmalate dehydrogenase; translation: MKKNILIVPGDGIGQEVTEVGKSVLVKIAEKFGHEFSYDEALMGHVAIEATGNPLPDETLEKMRNSDAILFGAVGHPKYDNDPTAKVRPEQGLLKMRKELGLYANLRPIKLFDELLSASSIKPEILKGSDILFFRELTGDIYFGEKGRKNDNNTAYDIAEYSRYEVERIGRKAFEAARTRGKRLMSVDKANVLETSRLWREVIQALAPEYPDVTVEHQFVDSAAMLLIKDPRRFDVVVTANLFGDILTDEASQIAGSMGMLASASVGDSTGVYEPIHGSAHDITGKGIANPLASVLSAALLLDISFGLKEESDAIIAAVDKLLKDGFRTKDISDASTPAHLLLNTQSAGAELLKRI